A window of the Bacillus andreraoultii genome harbors these coding sequences:
- a CDS encoding helix-turn-helix domain-containing protein gives MNQPDLKILGETIKSQREEMCFTLREFSNLTGVSFSQLSKIERGEHRPTRETLEKIASHISVQKGWLYLMAGYSDYVVSTLENNPLNDQFDMKEDSITNIPIHGTVHEPKVNDLSNDWTSFIDKMESRKLSPKEIESIIADYEKIKAILIR, from the coding sequence ATGAATCAGCCGGATTTAAAGATTCTCGGGGAGACGATTAAGTCACAAAGGGAAGAAATGTGCTTCACTTTACGAGAGTTTTCTAATTTGACGGGTGTTAGTTTTTCTCAGCTCAGTAAGATAGAGAGAGGGGAACATCGGCCTACAAGAGAAACCCTTGAAAAAATAGCAAGTCATATAAGCGTGCAAAAAGGTTGGCTTTATTTAATGGCTGGTTATTCGGATTATGTAGTAAGTACTTTGGAAAATAATCCGTTGAATGACCAATTTGATATGAAAGAAGATTCGATTACTAATATCCCCATTCATGGGACAGTCCACGAACCGAAAGTGAACGATTTAAGCAACGATTGGACAAGTTTTATTGATAAAATGGAATCAAGGAAACTAAGTCCGAAAGAAATCGAATCAATTATAGCAGATTATGAAAAAATAAAAGCAATTTTAATTAGGTAA
- a CDS encoding glutaredoxin family protein: protein MENKITVYTTSRCPFCTMLKGFLEQNHIAFQEVNVEKDPMMMQKLVSKTGQMGVPQTEINGKWVIGFDPERILSALKQ from the coding sequence ATGGAAAATAAAATTACTGTATATACAACATCACGTTGCCCTTTTTGTACAATGTTGAAAGGATTTTTAGAACAAAATCATATTGCCTTCCAAGAAGTAAATGTTGAAAAAGATCCGATGATGATGCAAAAGTTAGTAAGTAAAACTGGACAAATGGGAGTTCCACAAACAGAAATAAATGGGAAATGGGTCATTGGCTTTGATCCGGAAAGAATTTTATCTGCTTTAAAACAATAA
- a CDS encoding rhodanese-like domain-containing protein, with translation MELQWVIILMIAAFVIGRLLSNRGITNITVEQAKNKFQDRNVQFIDVRTPSEYKSNHRPQFKNIPLSDLPGRTSKLDKNKEVVVICQSGMRSAKAAKILKKQGFQKIYNVRGGMNAWK, from the coding sequence ATGGAATTACAATGGGTCATTATATTAATGATTGCAGCATTTGTGATTGGTCGTTTGCTATCAAATAGAGGAATTACTAATATTACAGTGGAGCAAGCGAAAAATAAATTTCAAGATAGGAATGTTCAATTTATTGATGTACGTACGCCAAGTGAATATAAATCAAATCATCGTCCACAGTTTAAAAATATTCCTCTTTCCGATTTGCCAGGAAGAACGAGTAAGCTTGATAAAAATAAAGAAGTAGTTGTTATCTGTCAAAGTGGTATGAGAAGTGCAAAGGCTGCGAAAATATTAAAGAAACAAGGTTTTCAAAAAATTTATAATGTTAGAGGCGGTATGAACGCCTGGAAATAG
- a CDS encoding rhodanese-like domain-containing protein: MDQITAKELEQKIKADKKVHIIDVREAFEVAEGKIPGAKHIPLGDIPGRLNELDKSEHYYIICQSGGRSANACEFLRYHGYQVTNVAGGMMSWQGAVK, translated from the coding sequence GTGGATCAAATAACAGCAAAAGAACTGGAACAAAAAATAAAGGCAGACAAGAAAGTTCATATCATTGATGTTCGTGAAGCATTCGAAGTAGCCGAGGGGAAAATTCCAGGAGCAAAACACATTCCATTAGGTGATATCCCAGGTCGACTGAATGAATTGGATAAAAGTGAGCATTATTATATCATTTGTCAATCTGGTGGTAGAAGTGCGAATGCATGCGAGTTTCTTCGTTATCACGGTTATCAAGTAACGAATGTAGCCGGCGGTATGATGTCTTGGCAAGGAGCAGTGAAGTAG
- a CDS encoding ADP-ribosylglycohydrolase family protein, with protein sequence MLDRIKGGLFGVAIGDALGGTTEFLKEAEVKRQYGTVTEIIGGGYWDLQPGDTTDDTAMTIAVAKGIIASPDDPIHEIGEQFIQWKNTDPKDIGNIIATTFHFFRDDWYDAAKLAHDELNGMSAGNGSLMRCLPVALAYTDFNKVKDVTEKQSNMTHYDQVAREACVIYNAIALRVLNGEDLHKTILSEIRNTRYDLNYNQEPMCSPDGYVVHTFQWVLYWLLNEDSFENVVIGAANKGGDSDTIAAIAGGLKGIEVGFSKIPEKYCSVLVCKDELIVLARKLYDIREGNSS encoded by the coding sequence ATGCTTGACCGGATTAAAGGTGGATTGTTTGGTGTTGCGATTGGGGATGCATTAGGTGGGACGACTGAATTTCTAAAGGAAGCAGAAGTGAAGCGTCAGTATGGTACCGTTACAGAAATTATCGGTGGTGGTTACTGGGATTTGCAGCCGGGGGATACAACTGATGATACGGCGATGACGATTGCTGTTGCCAAGGGAATTATCGCAAGTCCCGATGATCCTATTCATGAGATTGGCGAGCAATTTATTCAGTGGAAAAATACGGATCCAAAAGATATTGGGAATATTATCGCAACTACTTTTCATTTTTTTCGTGATGATTGGTATGATGCTGCGAAATTAGCACATGATGAATTAAATGGAATGAGTGCGGGTAACGGGAGCTTAATGCGATGTTTACCAGTTGCGTTGGCTTATACGGACTTCAATAAAGTAAAAGATGTAACCGAGAAACAATCGAATATGACACATTATGATCAAGTCGCACGAGAAGCTTGTGTTATATATAATGCGATTGCCTTGCGAGTATTAAATGGAGAAGACTTGCACAAAACTATATTATCAGAAATTCGAAATACCCGATATGATTTAAACTATAACCAAGAACCTATGTGTTCTCCTGATGGCTATGTCGTACACACCTTTCAATGGGTTTTGTATTGGCTTTTAAATGAAGATTCTTTTGAAAACGTCGTTATTGGAGCAGCAAATAAAGGTGGCGATAGTGATACAATTGCCGCGATTGCAGGCGGATTAAAGGGAATCGAAGTAGGATTCAGTAAGATTCCTGAAAAATATTGTTCCGTTCTAGTATGTAAAGATGAGTTGATTGTTTTAGCGAGAAAGTTATATGACATAAGAGAAGGCAATAGTAGTTAA
- a CDS encoding YdhK family protein — MKKLKYLIWTVMIVLSLTACTTDQGRIVDNDEGDAYMNVSNSHRAPDYVKVADKPTYPVGSQVIINADHVPGMKGAKATIKGAYQTTVYMVSYIPKTVGDSVNNYKWVIHEEIANAKLAPYKPGEKVVLNVDHIKGMDGAGATIESAKQTTVYMVNYMDTRTGTEVENYQWVIEDELLPAKQQRKETL, encoded by the coding sequence ATGAAAAAGCTGAAATATTTAATTTGGACCGTAATGATCGTACTTTCTCTTACAGCATGTACAACGGATCAAGGAAGAATCGTTGATAATGATGAGGGAGATGCCTATATGAATGTTTCTAACTCTCATAGAGCTCCAGATTATGTTAAAGTGGCTGATAAACCGACTTATCCGGTTGGTAGTCAGGTCATTATTAATGCAGACCATGTACCTGGAATGAAAGGTGCTAAAGCAACGATAAAAGGAGCCTATCAAACGACGGTATACATGGTTTCATACATTCCGAAAACCGTTGGAGACAGCGTGAATAATTATAAATGGGTCATTCATGAAGAAATTGCAAATGCAAAATTAGCACCGTATAAACCAGGTGAGAAAGTCGTATTAAATGTCGACCATATAAAAGGGATGGATGGAGCTGGGGCAACGATTGAGTCGGCGAAACAAACAACGGTATATATGGTGAATTATATGGATACGAGAACGGGTACGGAAGTGGAAAATTATCAATGGGTAATAGAAGATGAATTATTACCAGCGAAACAACAAAGGAAAGAAACCCTCTAA
- a CDS encoding rhodanese-like domain-containing protein translates to MTKRVTAEEVCKRMKNGEECSIIDVREAFEVAEGKIPGAKHIPLGELAFRKHELEKDKTYVVVCQSGNRSKAACGILEAFGYHVEDMIGGMNAWGGKIE, encoded by the coding sequence ATGACAAAAAGAGTAACAGCGGAGGAAGTATGTAAACGAATGAAGAATGGTGAGGAATGTTCAATTATTGATGTTCGTGAAGCATTCGAAGTAGCGGAAGGGAAAATTCCAGGAGCAAAACATATTCCTTTAGGCGAGTTGGCTTTCCGAAAACATGAATTAGAGAAAGACAAGACTTATGTAGTCGTCTGCCAGTCGGGAAATAGAAGTAAAGCGGCATGCGGCATCCTTGAAGCATTTGGATATCATGTTGAAGATATGATTGGTGGTATGAATGCTTGGGGAGGAAAGATAGAGTAG
- a CDS encoding sterol desaturase family protein, which translates to MKHYLKEFFLFPDVTVMFVIYLCLIGYVVPFMSQLSMWISLIIGMITYALSEYLVHRFLFHMKTPKSPFLLKIIKRLHFDHHVDPRNLKLLFLPIWFSIPNFSILGGIFYLITNNFPLTMAFIVGLITYFLYYEWTHYVAHRPIKPLTKIGDTIKKAHLWHHYKNENYWFGVTHMTVDKTLGTYKNHEEVETSETARNLEKRM; encoded by the coding sequence ATGAAACATTATTTAAAGGAATTTTTTCTTTTTCCTGATGTAACGGTTATGTTTGTCATTTATTTATGTTTAATAGGTTATGTCGTTCCTTTCATGTCTCAACTAAGTATGTGGATTTCGTTGATTATCGGGATGATTACGTATGCATTAAGTGAGTACCTTGTTCATCGTTTCCTTTTTCATATGAAAACACCAAAAAGTCCATTTCTTTTAAAAATAATTAAGAGACTACACTTTGATCATCATGTAGATCCTCGTAATTTAAAGTTGCTTTTTTTACCAATTTGGTTTAGTATACCAAATTTTTCCATTCTCGGTGGTATCTTTTATTTAATAACAAATAATTTTCCACTAACGATGGCTTTTATTGTAGGATTAATAACTTACTTTCTTTATTACGAATGGACTCATTATGTCGCCCATCGACCAATTAAGCCATTGACTAAAATAGGGGATACAATAAAGAAGGCACATCTTTGGCATCACTATAAAAATGAAAATTATTGGTTCGGTGTCACTCATATGACTGTGGATAAAACTCTTGGAACGTATAAAAACCATGAGGAAGTTGAAACAAGTGAAACGGCTAGAAATTTAGAAAAACGTATGTAA